ACATGTTGTGGTGAAGCATTGTTTGTTGCCATTTtctctttttattgacattctGTCATTGAAATCATTGCATGCTATACAAATAAAAGCAAATGTGAATCTTGTATTTTTCTCACCTAGTCAAAAGTTATAAACTGTACTTTAGCAAGACACTCAAAGTCCAAAGATAACCCAAAGTTCTAAAAgaattacatttttgaaaataaaatttcgaCCTGAAGTATGAAAATAATTGCCTCCAACGACTATCAATATGTGTATGTGCATACATGTTCACGAACACAACTGAAAATGACGGACACCTTATCCCCGTGGTAGTGATTAGGTATACGTAATGGGTCACTGAAAATGGAATTGGCAAGAAAATGAGGACACAACAAGACAGCGAGCATCATAAATAGTCGTACAAATATCGGCAGTCAGATGGAAGGATGGAAGAGCACTCTCTTCCAGGAGGCCATGACAGTCAAGTCGAATGAGATTATTCGATAGCCTGACAGATTGGTAATGAAGTTGTGCTCAAGTTAACACTTCACTTGCTACCGTGCTGACGATTAAACCACAGacattaaaactaaatattacCTCATCAGACCATAATAGATGATTTATCAGTAAGTTGTACATTTGTCATATCTTGCTACTTAATCTGTAGCAATTTCTCCAATATATAATCATGCCACACATTTCGTTTACATGGCatatgtttgtgtgactatGCAAGTTCATTTTTGTGTGTGGGAAAAGGACCCATTATTTGAGTTTATTGTCACAACAAAAACGCTGCACATATCACTTGCTTGCcattgtattgcagtgtatcgtagagtacCGCATCGTCTGACCTACCAGATAGtattttcaaggtcatatggtTTGAACGTGTAAAAATCATTTACCAcggtccgaaatccaatatggccgccatgacgtcatacgtAAAAAGTTTTAGATTGCCACAACTAAAGAAGTTTTAATTATACAGAGGTCATGTAATTGTATTATTTGTAGATACTGTCTAGGGCTAACTTTTTCCAACAAAACGTtttaggtcagaggtcaaataaaaaagtgcTCTaaggggtcaaataagtctatttttagaaaatcttcatttttcaatctttttccataAAAAATTATTAGTATAATGcagcatgttattctgatgattttgatgtcttTAGTGTTTCGGTAACATTTGCCATTAACGcggtacgccattttgaattaatctggcatctgagatataacgtttcaacaaaggagttggacgaggggaggtaactcgtacaaTGTgctgtacgagttatctcccctcgtccaacttCTTTGTTGAAAACGTTATATCTCAGgatgccagattaattcaaaataaagtggatgacctatcaagtgttctaaaatagtgTTTTACGTTTGTAAaaaccaagcctttaggtcatttatgctaagtAGGTGAAAAGCCTTTCAAATTCTTATTGTTAgccaacaatttctagttttaattagatttttgttcaaatgaacatTATTGACCTACCAGCTAgtactttcaaggtcatatggtTTGAAAGTGAAAACATCATTTACCACTTGTGATTGTTAGTCAGTAGCATGCTTGCATGGAGCGCTATCAAATTTGCTCAGATCAATGACCTTGAAGTTtgtatcatcttattatttttaaacaacttatttaCTACATTAGACACTTGGTCAGtgtcatttatttcaattaatttaattgtcCTAAATCCCAGTACTCATAACTTTATGGGATATGAGCAAGATGTTGCGTCTGGTGCGAGTTCAAAATTACCTTTCCAGGAAGTGAGCCTCAATTATTTGTGCTTCATGCCAGCAGGAATTTTGTTAGTATCGGGGGCACTTGGCGTAAATATAATTATCTTCTATGTACTTATAATGTATTtctaaacagtttatatataaaattgtagtaTAGTTTCACCCATCCTCataattttgaatcatttccaTTAAAATCAAGCTTTCCTACATAAACCTTAGTAAATTTAAGCACCACTCCAGGGagaaacataaaacatagaggccatgatttttttttgataaatcacCTTCAGCCCTTTCCATCCATgtagagtatttaattctactaAATCTGGGCCTTAAAGAAAAAATCCAGTCGATTTGACCCAAACATGTAATCGATCTGATGATCATTTTGTCCGCTTTACCTATATTTCTCTTTGTTTTCTCTTCACTTTCATTCTTTAACCGATCATTTGATTactatgaccttgaactttgatgGACAAGGTCAACTATTTGCACAATTATTGCAGCCAGCAACTCGTGCTCAACATGCGATGATTATCAAGTGTATATGTGTCATActaatgaaagaaaatatttgaattgaaatttttggataattttgaattttggctgGAAAAcaaaagtgccatatctgcgtcatttttgatgatttgaccttgaaatgttGCAAACACCTTCATCGGGGCAGgctctttaaaatgtgacccaaataatttactgtgaccttgaatgaaggccgTCATGGTCAACAAAAAgcataacatttgtagccagcaATACATGCTATCGATATGTCACACATCAAGCTTTCATGTGTATAGTTAAAGGAGCAGAAACCTTTTTATCTGCAATTATGgatgatttttgaatttttggcgggaaaaactttttttttcaaagtgccatacTAGTAACTAAAATTCTCTGTTATTGTTTATCTGACGATCATACAACTTACATATTCTGTTTCATATGCGATATTATTGACCTACTTTTGACCCTATAGCAAGGCCTTGGCCTTGACACATTCTCTAATAACATGTCATTGACCAAATTCTAACCGATTTCCAATGAAAACTTAACAAAGTATGCTACAATATGTTGAGTTcctttataaactatagtaaaagtGTTACTCAAGGTTCATggaatttacaattttgataaagaacCTTCCATCCATGAATAGTATATCATTCTGCCATATATCTGGGTtttaagaagatttttgaaggtCAATTTGACTCATTTTAGCCACACCTCTCAGGGGTAGGGACCATATACACCGTGGAGAAGGTTAACggacttatatatatactttacaatTTCGGCAGACATTTAGCTAAGGAAGGTTTCAggaaaatttcatcaaaaaaagTTGAGGAATTTTTTTAGAAGTTGAAATGTGAAATGTGGAAATGTTAACTAAGCCTAACGACGGACGACGACTTACGAAGCCGTATTGAAAAAGGTCATTAAAGCACTTCTGTTCTTTAAAAAGTGGGACGAAATGGTTGGGGAGGGAGCCTGATCCTTACCACACATAATCCAAATCGATTGCGTGTGAAACCCCCTAACAGTTATGCCGTACATTACTGTACAGTAGGCTACTACTAACAGTAGACTGCAGTTTGGCGCCCTAAAACATTTGACCACTGGGTTCGACATATCCTATTTTTGACATTAAGCCTAATgaaacatatgtatgtataactcGCCCGACTACGATGGCCGATAGCGGCCGTACATATAATACACCTagttatacataaatatgtactaAATGACAAGTTTCATTAGGtacatttaaaactttcaaaaataaaatatgtacagaatgaaaaatgtacagaatgaattatgtacaaataatactttcaaaaagaaaatatgtacaaaattgATTATGTACATAAAACAATCCTGAAAGAATGCATGGAATGCTCCGGAGTATGGTCGGCCATCGTAGATAACACGATTTAAGCGCTGGTTTCTCAACTGAGTGTTGTCTTACACTTATAAAAGTTGAAAATCCACTGGAAGTAAGTTGATATGGGATTTGACGAAGCATACAAttccaatgaaaaaaatatcaagcgATCAACACAGCTTGTCATTTGTTGCTACATTGAGTGAAATGTAGCAATGTCCATCCGCAAGAAGAGTGACGCGATTAAATAAACAGATGTGTTTCGATATCACCATTTTTTTACATTCTATTtaattgtaaaacaatagaGTTTTTTACAAGGGTTTCATCTCGTATAAGTTTATCTTGCattaaataatgtaacaacCCAAATGGAATACACGATTGTATGGCAAATTCACACCAGGTCTTTTCAACTTCCAACTGGTTAACAAAGCTCAAAGCTTCATTGAAATGTAAATCCACAATATCGTCATCAGATAATATCACACAAGCATATCCTAGCTGATTAGCTTGACCATCTTTACGTCCTAGACATATGAAAAGCGCAGTTATCTTAGCTTTAATGATATACGCATAGGAAAGGCGCaacacatttttaaatattctcCAATAAGCTTTTTCTTCAATACGTTCGATAAAATACTcctgttgttttttctttaatcaACTCTGTATCCATTATGAATATACTTCAGCACCAATGTGTTCGTTGAATACGAATAACGATATAATATAGTCTGTGTAGATTGAGTTGTCTTCTGTCCAAAGTTTTCCAAAAATTTAAGAGATGTCCACCTCTTTTGAAAGACTGCTATACCTTTCCTCTATCAATGATTGAATGTCTCATGCATGAACGTTGTAGTGTTAACATTTTGTGGAAGTGTAGCGTCTATCTAAATTATAAAAATCTACACCTCTCGTTTAATCAACACAAAGATAGTTTTTCGACCATTTTTCTCCATTGCGATGATATCTAGATAGTCCCATGATTTAAGAATCactccacacataaaacactGAACTTGGTCACTAATTCCATTGTTAAAAAACCGTCACGTCCAAGGTCATATGGAGTATGTCGTATATGACGTGACCATTCTTTAAAAGTGTTCAAACGGCTGACAACTTGAAGCATAGAGGGATGTTTAGGAGTGAAAGTTTTTTTAACAAGTCTCCAGATATAGGCACAGTCTACTTACCTTCTCTGATTGACAGACGTAGTTGACTTTTAACTTTCTTTATGATGACTTGTTCTGTAATATCCAACCGACAGACAATTTGACTTGTGTAAAATCTCTTTACTTGTTACGAAATCTATTTGAGCTTGAGccataatatttaattttttgataGGTGTCCTTATTTTATAGCGTACTAAAAGTGATCCTGATTTCGTATCAGCATGAGGTCATTTAAATATAGAACTGGTGAAATACATAGGTAGACTACAAAGCTTTAAGGTCAGGATTTCTCAAATCCTCACAAGATCCTCATAAAATCCTCAGATCCTCACTAGGATCCTCATGGATCGTTATCGATCCTCACTTAATCCTCAGATTCTCATTGATCCTCGCTTCTATTTTACATCAACTTTTATACATAAttcattttgtacatttttcattctgtacatattttctttttgaaagtattatttgtacataattcattctgtacattttttcattctgtacatattttctttttaaaagtattATTTGTACATAATTCATTCTGTACATAATTCATTCTGTACATTTTTCattctgtacatattttctttttgaaagttttaaatgtaCCTAATGAAACTTGTCATTTAgcacatatgtatgtataattagGTGTATTATATGTACGGCCGCTATCGGCCATCGTACCCGACCCATATATGTCATGTCAGAAACTTGTGGGTATCAGTTGCGTTTcgtaataaatacaaatattccgGTCTATATATTTTGCGGAATACCGATAGTAAACTTCCGCTTCCACGATGGCAGAGATTCACAACACTGTCAAACAACTAATCAATGATAATGGGAAAGATGAGTTTCTCACGGCATCAGAGATTCTCCTTAAGTTTGCCGATAACATCATCAACCATCCAAATGATCCAAAGTATAGAAAAATACGACTTGCGAACCCTACAATcgaaaacaaattattgccAGTGTGAAAATTTAAGCACCACTCCAGGGagaaacataaaacatagaGGCCatgatttttttgataaatcacCTTCAGCCCTTTCCAtccatgaagagtatttaattctactaAATCTGGGCCTTAAAGAAAAAATCCAGTCGATTTGACCCAAAACATATGTAATAGATCTGATGATCATTTTTCCGCTTTACCTATATTtctctttgttttcttttcactTTCGTTCTTTAACCGATCATTTGATTactatgaccttgaactttgatgGACAAGGTCAACTATCTGCACAATTATTGCAGCCAGCAACTCGTGCTCAACATGCGATGATTATCAAGTGTATATGTGTCATACTAATGAAAGAAAACATTTGAATTGCAATTTTTGGACAATTTTGTATTTTGGCTgaaaaagtgccatatctgcgtcatttttgatgatttgaccttgaaatgttGCAAACACCTTCATCGGGGCAGgctctttaaaatgtgacccaaataatttactgtgaccttgaatgaaggccaacGTCAAGGTCAACAAAAAgcataacatttgtagccagcaATACATGCTATCGATATGTCACACATCAAGCTTTCATGTGTATAGTTAAAGGAGCAGAAACCTTTTTATCTGCAATTTTGgatgatttttgaatttttggcgggaaaaactttttttcccaaaagtgcCATACTAGTAACTAAAATTCTCTAATTGTTTATCTGACGATCATACAACTTCCATATTCTGTTTCATATGCGATATTATTGACCTACTTTTGACCCTATAGCAAGGCCTTGGCCTTGACACATTCTCTAATAACATGTCATTGAAAATGGTTAGCCCTGGCCAAATTCTAACCGATTTCCAATGAAAACTTAAAGTATGCTACAATATGTTGAGTTcctttataaactatagtaaaagtGTTActcaagggtcatgaaatttacaattttgataaagaacCTTCCATCCATGAATAGTATATCATTCTGCCATAtatctgggtcttgagaagatttttgatgGTCAATTTGACTCATTTTAGCCACACCTCTCAGGGGTAGGGACCATATATACACAGTGGAGAAGGTTAACGgacttatataatattatatactttacaatTTCGACAGACATTTAGCTAAGGAAGGTTTCAggaaaatttcatcaaaaaaagTTGAGGAATTTTTTTACAAGTTGAAATGTGAAATGTGGAAATGTTAACTAAGCCTAACGACGGACGACGACTTACGAAGCCGTATTGAAAAAAAGGTCATTAAAGCACTTCTGTTCTTTAAAAAGTGGGACGAAATGGTTGGGGAGGGAGCCTGATCCTGACCACATAATCCAAATTGATTGCGTGTGAAACCCCGTAACAGTACTAGTTATGCCGTACATTACTGTACAGTAGGCTACTACTAACAGTAGAATGCAGTTTGGCGCCCTAAAACATGTGACCACTGGGTTCGACATATCCTATTTTTGACATTAAGCCTAATgaaacatatgtatgtataactcGCCCGACCCATATATAGTGTCATGTCAGATACTTGTGGGTATCAGTTGCGTTTcgtaataaatacaaatattccgGTCTATATATTTTGCGGAATACCGATAGTAAACTTCCGCTTCCACGATGGCAGAGATTCACAACACTGTCAAACAACTAATCAATGATAATGGGAAAGATGAGTTTCTCACGGCATCAGAGATTCTCCTTAAGTTTGCCGATAACATCATCAACCATCCAAATGATCCAAAGTATAGAAAAATACGACTTGCGAACCCTACAATcgaaaacaaattattgccAGTGTCTGGTGCATTGGAATGTTTGTTTGAGATGGGATTTATAGAGGTACTGTAACTTCAAATGGTCTCAAGTTATTTCCCCCTAAACATGTTCCATAGGCCAAGTACATGTGGCAACTGTACATGTGTTCGACATGTCCTATTTGACGTATATATTAATGAAACGTGCATGTATCTCAAAGCGGGTTGTTTTTACTTTGCCGGTCGCCAGAAGTTTCTGGGGACCGGCAAAGTAAAAATGCTACCTCAAAGCACTACATGACTTCTGAAAACTCACCCGACCCACAGGGACAATATAACTGGGACATGTATGATGTTGGGAGGGGTCCTcctaaatacactgtacataaatAGACCTGAATCAGGTTATGAATGGGTTTTGAAGGTTTTTATCGCTTATAATGATTATGCAAGAGAAGTGATGTCATTACATAACTTCAACTTCATTCTGCAGGTTCTCCTTGTTcttgtagcgggactggactgggtcgatcatcggtgaccaggtagctcaattggtagagcatccggctagtgatcgtaggtcccgggttcgaaccctgttctggccgctacattttctcctctcctgttgcaaaattggcgcccaactaaaaaAATACCCACAGTGGTGGTATAAGAGTGTCTTGTGTCTTTGAGGGCGAAAAAATGAAGGTGTGTAGGGGGATTGGACTGGGTCAATCATCGGTGAcaaggtagctcaattggtagagcatctgttcggaggtcccgggttcgaatcccGATCTGGCATTTTTAACTCGCAGACATACGCATGGAACTTCAAACTATGACATTATATAAAAGCAGTATATTCATTGAATCGGAGCTGAAACACATCAATTTGCATTAACCAAAACTGAACCAAGAATGACATTCACTACATTAGTCGGCGACAAGACATGTTTAACTGCATTACATATTTTCCCCAATTTTTGTAATATGTCTATACTGTGTGTCAAAGTAACATTTTTATGTGTAGAtgctctaaccatttgagctatGTGGCCATTAGCGTCCAGTTCTGCTAAAGTTGGAttgtgtttgaaaaaaaaaaacagaaaaaaagaaaaacaaaagttcACAATGTATAACATGTGAGTAAAACAAATATGCCCCTACAAATAAACAACTACTGTGCGAGTGACTTTTGAAAGTGGTTGTAAGACAGTATTAGAAAACTATGCAGACAATTTCCTCGACTGTAGATAATGTCTGCTGTACGACGTTTATGTACCTGTGTACAATGTCCACTACACGTCGGTAATTAAGTGATGCCCATTGTGTCTGTGGACAATTTCCTGATTGTCTTTGAACAATATCCTTTTTCCAAAAACAAAGACTCCAAGTTTGAAATGATTACTCTCTACTGCCATTAGTATATGATAAGGTATAGGGTGgctataaaaattcaaaaatagatACAGATGTATCTGCTAATTTATAAATATTCCATTATGTCATTACCAGGtaataagaaaatttaaaaCTAAGTTTAATTACTTAGCACTAAATCtttcataatttaaaaagaTGCATGTGTGTTTACAGGATGGTGAGTTTCTGACATTTCCTACCAACATTCCTCCAACTCTCACTCTGATACAAGTAAGGAATGAACTGCACACTGCTATACAGCTTGTCAGGTCTTCGACTGGAGGACCGTCAACAGGGCAGGCAACACCAAGGATCCAACAGCCATCAGTCACTCCTCCAGCAAGACAGGTTGTCCAAAGGTCACCCCAAGCTATGCAGGTACAGCTGACACAGTTTTACTTTATATAGCTACAAATGTTAAGGTGTTTAACCCCCTGTTCGATGATTGTCCTATTGGTGGGTTATTCATGATCACCCTATTGTCCATCTGTAAGCcacaatccttgttatcactatttcttaagAAGTCTTCAAGAGCAATTCTCAAAATGTGAACGCTGTCCTTGGAATCTAGTTGTGCCTGTTCAATTTAAGTTTGatcgggaaaacaaaatggtctataggcagccatcttgaattttgaaagttgaagtttgttatcgcaattaGTTGAGAAGTAATTTAAGGTTCCCCTCAGTCTCTGGTTATGCacattcaattttgagactgattgggGAAACGAAATGGCCGACAAACAGCTATTTTGGATTTtgtttgaagtttgttatcactattctTGAGAGGAACTGGAAGGACTTTTCTCAAACTACATGAGGCCATATATATTGAGAAATGTCCTTCCATTTCCACTCAagaatagtgataacaaacttgcTTAAAGTTATTTCTCTCAAATTTCTTAATTATTCTTTCTCTGATTAAATAATCATGTAGGTTCCATATGCTTTTATGATGAAGGGGGAAAGTTGACAAAAGATCAAGCAGTAATTCATTGTCATTGTAATTTGTACTGGTACATACATTGTGGGGTCCTTTCTGACATGTGGATAGTATGGTATATTTGtagaaatgtttatatacatgtaaatacaaaatgtatgtttatatttcagCAAGCAGAAAGGCAATTTTTCAGAAAGATTGAATCAAATTTGGTACATGTGCTGAGCTATGAAAAGAGAGATTTGCAGATTAAGGCGAGGTCGCTTATTCCAATGGAAGAGTTAAACAAAAAGGCAAGAAACAGTTTCAGTGCTTTACAGGCAGCTGATAAAGATACCTCTGCTGTGGGGGTTCAGGACTGCTTTCTCTTGTCTCTTCTGGCCTGGTTTAAGAATTCTTTCTTCAAGTGGGTGGATGCTCCCGAGTGTGATATTTGCAAGGGTACGACACGCAGCATAGGAATGGCAGAATCAAGTCAAGAAGACTTGAATTGGGGAGCGTCACGTGTAGAGAACTACAGGTGTGACAGGTGTAATAAATCTGTGCGCTTTCCTCGCTACAATGACCCAGGTAGACTTTTAGATACTAGACGGGGTCGGTGTGGGGAGTGGGCGAACTGTTTCACGCTCTGTTGCAGGGCTGTGGGTTTTGAAGCCAGGTATGTTCTAGACTGGACTGATCATGTGTGGACAGAAGTGTACTCAACCAGTCAAAAAAGGTGGCTGCACTGTGATCCGTGTGAAAATGCCTGTGATAAACCACTTCTGTATGAATGTGGGTGGGGAAAGAAACTGACCTATGTGTTAGCGTTCTCAAAGGATGAGGTTCAAGATGTCAGCTGGAGGTACAGCTCTAATTTCAAGGAAATGATGAGTCGCAGACAGGAAGTGCGGGAAAACTGGTTAGGTCAGGTTTGCTTCCGCCTATGgaatgaaaaaaacaaagtaGTTTCAGAAGAAAGACGTAAGGAAATGGAGAAAAGATGTATAGTGGAAGTCGTGGAATTCATTACCCAGAAgaaaaaagatgaaaatgatCTATCAGGACGAACCACTGGGTCACTAGCTTGGAGATTAGCTCGTGGGGAAACGGGAAGCTCACCACAGGCTAGCAATGTTCCATTTGTCTTTACACCAGCAGACAGTGAAAAACAGAATAAATTATTACATGTCAGGTAGGTAAAATCATAGACAgtgaaaacaataaattattacATTCAGGTAGGTACAACCATAGAGacttaaaatcaataatt
The sequence above is drawn from the Pecten maximus chromosome 9, xPecMax1.1, whole genome shotgun sequence genome and encodes:
- the LOC117334273 gene encoding peptide-N(4)-(N-acetyl-beta-glucosaminyl)asparagine amidase-like; the protein is MAEIHNTVKQLINDNGKDEFLTASEILLKFADNIINHPNDPKYRKIRLANPTIENKLLPVSGALECLFEMGFIEDGEFLTFPTNIPPTLTLIQVRNELHTAIQLVRSSTGGPSTGQATPRIQQPSVTPPARQVVQRSPQAMQQAERQFFRKIESNLVHVLSYEKRDLQIKARSLIPMEELNKKARNSFSALQAADKDTSAVGVQDCFLLSLLAWFKNSFFKWVDAPECDICKGTTRSIGMAESSQEDLNWGASRVENYRCDRCNKSVRFPRYNDPGRLLDTRRGRCGEWANCFTLCCRAVGFEARYVLDWTDHVWTEVYSTSQKRWLHCDPCENACDKPLLYECGWGKKLTYVLAFSKDEVQDVSWRYSSNFKEMMSRRQEVRENWLGQVCFRLWNEKNKVVSEERRKEMEKRCIVEVVEFITQKKKDENDLSGRTTGSLAWRLARGETGSSPQASNVPFVFTPADSEKQNKLLHVRYNCAKDEYTRVTNGNEKTSGFVSCLSKCTNMFRKEEHDWKMVYLARNKELPIAALSWKFDFKDSGLKVRNIEICVKSATYENGVVSWRLCSDDHCAILKGTDDLKSVSDLNGVNSMTLTANLSGGKGDVAWQHTQLFRQKNDDFDTYPFEVKIYLE